A stretch of DNA from Desulfovibrio gilichinskyi:
GGTTCTATCGGGACCGGTATCGGCTGTGCGCTTGCCTTTACCTATGCACGGCTGGTCGGACGTTCGTTTATTCAAAATAAATTCGGTGCCCGTATTCAAAAAGTTGATAATTTTTTGAGTAGAAGTCCGTTTAATATGGCGTTGACTATTCGGTTTTTTCCGCTTGGAAGCAACCTTATATCCAGCCTTCTTGCCGGAGTTACCAGCATTCCGGCTATGCCGTTTATTCTCGGTTCGGCAGTAGGATATCTGCCGCAAAATATTGTTTTTGCCCTTTTCGGAAGCGGAGTGAACGTTTCTTCAACTTCGCAAATGGCTGTGGCTGTAATTTTATTTATTGCTTCAACTTTATTAGGATTTAAAATTTACAGGAAATATCGCAATCAGGCTGAAGCTGTGGTTGAGTAGAGATTGATTTTGAATAAAAAAAATAAACCCCGTCAATTGCTGGCGGGGTTTATTTTTGTAGTGCTGTTGTAGTTTGTTGTAAAATTTAGGGTCGCAGTTTGTCAGGGATTTTATTTTTAATAAGATATTTCCAGACTAGCCAGACTGAAATTGCGACACATGTTCCAACAACCCATCCAGCCAGCACGTCAGTCGGAAAGTGTTTTCCTAAATACAGCCGGGAGTAGCCTACAGCCAGCGGCAGAAAAATCATCCAGGGCCTCAGCTTGCGGAAAAAGAACATGCACATCAGCGCAAAAGCCATCGAATTGGCGGCGTGAGCTGAAGGGTAGGAATTACCTTTTTCTTTCAGCGGTTTAAAATCAAGCGGTCTGCGTTGCCACTTTCCATCTTCCCGAAAATATGTGAGCGGAACAGAATTAACAGGACGAACTCTACCTATTGTGCTTTTAATTATTCCTGTTGAAAAATCGGCTATTCCCATGGAGCTGATAATAACCAGCATTATAACCAGAAATTTTGGTCCTTTTTTTTGAAAACCGTAAGCCGTAGCTGCAATAATTATCACCCATAAAAGAGCGGCGGATGAAATCAGCGGCATTACAATATCAAGCCAGTTTTTTCTCATTATCTGGTTGACGATAACTAATAGTTTCATATCCCAAGGCTGTGTTATAAAAATCACGTATTTCTCCTGATTTACTGTTCCTCTTGGCAAGTCGGCAGTTTCCGACTAACATTCGCGCGCGGTACAGTAGTCGCGATAATTTCTTCAATTGGCAGGTATCAATTTAAATGACAGCCCGCAAGGGTGCAATTGTATTGCTGACCAAGCATGATGTTGATAAATTAAATTTTTTTTCTGATATTCTATAAGGTTAAAAATTAAAAATGAATAAAATTGCGATCATGCTTCCGCGCTTCAGCCGCTATGGCGGAGTAGAACGTTTTGGATATAATCTCAGTAAGGCTCTGGCTGAGCAAGGGTACAGTGTTGATTTTATTTGTTCCAGAGCTGAGGAAAATCCTCCGCAGAGTGTACAGGTTATTAATGTCGGACGTTACGGTTTATGCCGCGCAGGAAAGTTGTTGTGGTTTGTTGTAGCGGCTGAAGTGGCTCGTAAAAAAGGAAACTATGATCTTTGCATTAGCCTTGGCAAATCACTTAATCAGGATATTCTTCGCATAGGCGGCGGTCCTCTTGAATCTTTCTGGAAGCTTTCACGTCGCGCATGGCCGTCAGGACTTGCCCGTTCATTTAAAATGTTTCGCAGACGCACTGCTCTTGTAAACCTGCTTATTAAATATATTGAAAAGCGTCAGATTGGCTCAGGTTGTCGCATGGTCTGTGTTTCGCATAGAGTTAAGGATTGGATGATCCAATCGCACCCAGACCTTATGGAGCGTGAAATAGAGGTTGTTTACAACAAGCCTGACCTTTCGCTTTTCTCCAGACCGAGCAAGAAGGCTAGAGCAGAGAGCAGAGCTGAATTTTCTTTGACTGATAAAGAGATTGTAATATCAACTGCCACCACAAATTTTGCGCTTAAAGGCGTATCCAGTTTGATTAAAGCATTGGCGCAGTTACCTGAAAATTATTATCTGCACGTGGCGGGCGGGCGTAATCCTGCAAAGTATCAGACGCTTGCCGAAACTCTCGGAGTTGCAAAGCGTGTCAGGTTTTTAGGTAAAATCACTGATATGCCGAAATTCTACGGAAGTTCAGATATTTTTGTTCTTCCTTCATATTATGATGCCTGCTCAAATTCTGTCCTTGAAGCTCTTGCCTGCGGACTTCCTGTTTTAAGCTCTCGTGACAACGGCAGCAGTTATTTTTTACCGCCTGATAGAGTTTTTGATGATCCGTCAGATTTTATCAAAATTAAAGATATGATCGTAACGGCTGTAGCAGAAAGGGATGATGTTCCGTTTGAATGGCCCGAAGAAATTCCATGCGGAATTGAGCCTTATTTGAAAATGGTGAAGGAAATGCTTAAAAAATAATGCCTTCATAAACGGTGTATAAATTGATTTTATATTTCTCAAAAATTATGCCCCCTATCAAACTAAGTCGTTTGGCAGGGGGCATTTTTATTATCAAATTTTATAAACTGCTACCAAGTGCTGCGAGTCTTAACACCTTTTGAGGCCATGTATTCTTTCAGCTGAGGCAGAGTGTACTCACCGTAATGGACGATGGAAGCGATCAGGGCAGCTGATGCGCGGCCTTCAGTCACGGCGTCGACCATATGCTGGGGGTGTCCTGCGCCGCCTGATGCGATTACTGGAACCGTTACACTTTCAGATATAAGTTTGGTAAGTTCAAGATCGTATCCGTCTTTTGTTCCATCCGCGTCAATTGAGTTCAGGCAGATTTCTCCGGCTCCGAGAGCTTCGCAGGTCTTGGCCCAGTCAAGAGCATCTATGCCCATGAATTTACGTCCGCCGTTGATGACGATTTCAAATCCTGAAGGAATAAGTTCTGATTTAGGAACTCTTTTAACATCCATTCCCAAAACGATGCATTGTGATCCGAAAGCGGCTGCGCCCTGACTGATAATGTCGGGGTTTTTTACAGCGCCGGAGTTAACTGATACTTTTTCTGCTCCGGCCAAAAGTACTGCTCGCATATCTTCGACAGAGTTAATTCCGCCGCCGACAGAGAAGGGAATGAATATTTCAGAGGCAACGCGTTCTACAACATCAAGGAATATTCCGCGTCCTTCAGAAGAAGCGGTGATGTCGTAAAATACGATTTCGTCAGCTCCCTGCTCATAATACATTTTAGCTGTTGCAACTGGATCGCCGATATCAACATTATCTTTGAACTTAACGCCCTTGGTAAGGATTCCGTTGCGCACGTCCAGACAGGGTATGACTCTTTTGCTAAGCATCGGAAGCCTCCTTGCAGTATTCGTAGAAATTGGAAAGAAGTTTCAGGCCGGGTGTTCCGCTTTTTTCAGGATGGAACTGCACAGCCCATAATCCTTCGCGTCCGTGCAGGGAACAGAAAGGGCGTCCGTAAGTTGTTTCGCCGATAATAAATTTTTCTTCAGGAGCCGGATAATAGCTGTGAACAAAGTAAAAATATGCATCAGGGTCGATATCCTTAAAAAGAATGCAATCCTGCTTCAGTTCAATCTGGTTCCAGCCCATATGCGGTACACGGATGGGAATTCCTTCGTAATCCACCCATGAAGGGTTGAAGAGTCTGCATTCTCCGGGGATTACTGAAAGAGCTTTGGTGTCGTTTTCTTCGCTGTAGTCCAGCAGAATCTGACATCCAACGCAGATGCCGAGGAGCGGCTTGTTCTGCGCAACTAAATCTTTCAAACGTTCATCTAGGCCGCCGGAGGTAAGTTCGTCCATCGCCTGACCGGCTGCTCCGACTCCCGGAAAGATTATTCCGGTAGCATTGGAGAGAACGTCCGGATCGGAAGTAATTACGTTTGGAATGCCTAATTTGTTCAGAGCGCGCTGAACACTGGTTTGATTTCCAGCCTTGTAGTCAAGAATGGCCAGCATGAGTTGGACTCCCATTTTTTTATGTATCTATTGGTCCGCTAAAAAATCACAGTCAAAATAGCTGATTGCGAAAACATCATAAAGTAAGGATTTGGTCCTTCTCTTTATAAGGGGCTAGTAAAAAAAACGGAGGAAAACAAGAGAAAAGATGAATAGAATATATTTATTTTAAACGGAGAAGGGGTGTTAAGCTGTAAGTTTGATTTTACGTGAGTTTTATTTTGCAAGAATACGTAAATAAAGGTCACCCTTAACAGGGCCGAGTTGCCTGCCTTGGCCTTTCAGACGGATGGGCCTGCCGATGATGAAATCTCGCGGCAGTGTTATTTCAAGAGTTTTCGGTGTCTTCCGGAAACCCTGCTGAATGGTTATACGGATACTTCGGCCGGGGATAAGAGTTGATGCGGGAAAGAAAACTGTTTGTTCATCATCCATTTGTCCGCGTACCCACGACTTGATTCCGCCTAAAATACCGCGCGAAACATCAACTGATACAGATTTGTCACCCCAGTTCATGTTCAGCTTACGTTCTTTAGCTGTGCCCGGTCCATGTCTAAACGGTTTGTCTTTGCCTATCTGGCGGTAAATATCCTCGAAAACCTGTTTCGCAAACGGGTCATTGAGGATGTCTTTGAGAACATCTTCTTCTTTCTGATAAAAAGATCTGCTTCTTTGGGCGGAAGTTGAACGGTTATTGTTTTGAGCATCAGCACGTGCGGTTCGCTGCTGTTGCTGGTAAGCCTTTGCTCCTGCACCGGGTGAAGCTGTTTTCTGATCAGCTCTGGATGTGAAAGTTGACTTTTGTTCGTTGCGTGAAGCTCTTCCGGCAGAAGACGGCTTTTCGGAGTCTCCGCGCATTTCGTTTCTAAGAAAAACGTAAGCTTCGTTAACTTCTCGAAATTTTTGCGCCGCATCAGGGCTTGGATTAAGGTCAGGATGCATTGTAAATGCCAGTTTGCGAAACGCTTTTTTTACGTCTGCAATTTTTGCATCTGAATCAATTCCTAATATTCTCCGTGCTTCCAGAAAATTCATATGATTAATCGTC
This window harbors:
- a CDS encoding glycosyltransferase family 4 protein; the protein is MNKIAIMLPRFSRYGGVERFGYNLSKALAEQGYSVDFICSRAEENPPQSVQVINVGRYGLCRAGKLLWFVVAAEVARKKGNYDLCISLGKSLNQDILRIGGGPLESFWKLSRRAWPSGLARSFKMFRRRTALVNLLIKYIEKRQIGSGCRMVCVSHRVKDWMIQSHPDLMEREIEVVYNKPDLSLFSRPSKKARAESRAEFSLTDKEIVISTATTNFALKGVSSLIKALAQLPENYYLHVAGGRNPAKYQTLAETLGVAKRVRFLGKITDMPKFYGSSDIFVLPSYYDACSNSVLEALACGLPVLSSRDNGSSYFLPPDRVFDDPSDFIKIKDMIVTAVAERDDVPFEWPEEIPCGIEPYLKMVKEMLKK
- a CDS encoding TVP38/TMEM64 family protein, coding for MTSSRSDSKVSIKALVKGLVMLGVLALSVYLIRYAGLGDALDTKWIDAHVRSRGIIGVLTYVGLASFFSAIGFPRQIICFMGGYAYGVALGSLLGSIGTGIGCALAFTYARLVGRSFIQNKFGARIQKVDNFLSRSPFNMALTIRFFPLGSNLISSLLAGVTSIPAMPFILGSAVGYLPQNIVFALFGSGVNVSSTSQMAVAVILFIASTLLGFKIYRKYRNQAEAVVE
- the hisF gene encoding imidazole glycerol phosphate synthase subunit HisF is translated as MLSKRVIPCLDVRNGILTKGVKFKDNVDIGDPVATAKMYYEQGADEIVFYDITASSEGRGIFLDVVERVASEIFIPFSVGGGINSVEDMRAVLLAGAEKVSVNSGAVKNPDIISQGAAAFGSQCIVLGMDVKRVPKSELIPSGFEIVINGGRKFMGIDALDWAKTCEALGAGEICLNSIDADGTKDGYDLELTKLISESVTVPVIASGGAGHPQHMVDAVTEGRASAALIASIVHYGEYTLPQLKEYMASKGVKTRSTW
- the hisH gene encoding imidazole glycerol phosphate synthase subunit HisH, yielding MLAILDYKAGNQTSVQRALNKLGIPNVITSDPDVLSNATGIIFPGVGAAGQAMDELTSGGLDERLKDLVAQNKPLLGICVGCQILLDYSEENDTKALSVIPGECRLFNPSWVDYEGIPIRVPHMGWNQIELKQDCILFKDIDPDAYFYFVHSYYPAPEEKFIIGETTYGRPFCSLHGREGLWAVQFHPEKSGTPGLKLLSNFYEYCKEASDA
- a CDS encoding J domain-containing protein, whose translation is MNFLEARRILGIDSDAKIADVKKAFRKLAFTMHPDLNPSPDAAQKFREVNEAYVFLRNEMRGDSEKPSSAGRASRNEQKSTFTSRADQKTASPGAGAKAYQQQQRTARADAQNNNRSTSAQRSRSFYQKEEDVLKDILNDPFAKQVFEDIYRQIGKDKPFRHGPGTAKERKLNMNWGDKSVSVDVSRGILGGIKSWVRGQMDDEQTVFFPASTLIPGRSIRITIQQGFRKTPKTLEITLPRDFIIGRPIRLKGQGRQLGPVKGDLYLRILAK
- a CDS encoding phosphatase PAP2 family protein; this encodes MIFITQPWDMKLLVIVNQIMRKNWLDIVMPLISSAALLWVIIIAATAYGFQKKGPKFLVIMLVIISSMGIADFSTGIIKSTIGRVRPVNSVPLTYFREDGKWQRRPLDFKPLKEKGNSYPSAHAANSMAFALMCMFFFRKLRPWMIFLPLAVGYSRLYLGKHFPTDVLAGWVVGTCVAISVWLVWKYLIKNKIPDKLRP